The Anomalospiza imberbis isolate Cuckoo-Finch-1a 21T00152 chromosome Z, ASM3175350v1, whole genome shotgun sequence genomic interval TGTGCTGCCATCACACAACTGTGTATACTGTAAGTCTGTGTGTCAGTCATTCACTCCAGAAACACAAAGAAAGGAGTGGAGAAAGTAGCAACCTAACATTTTCAAAACCCAAATAGCATTTTTAGGAGACTTCTAGGTGAAAGTGATGCTTTTGATCTGGACAAACGTACCTGGCATTGTTATGAGACTCTGAATAAGTAAACAGGACTTTGCCTGTGCTTTTTGCATGCCAGTAGCTTTACGAATAGTCAGTTTAAAAGACCATTGCTATGGGCAttgcataaataattttatatacataaatacatatgtatatatatattatctacgtgtgtgtgtgtgtgtgtgtgtaccaACTGCTGTTAAATAAAAGCCctaacaatatttttaaaacccaTAGCTTACTCTGAGACTTATTTTCTAGGATAAACTATCTTTTCAATTAATCACTTCAGAAATCGAAGCTGTTTATGGCCTTTAAATGACTATACATATACAGCATACTGTTAGATTAatattggtttttttccccctccattGCAAGCAAAGTTTAGACAGTTAGCTTTCATACTTAGAAATAATTATTAAGCTTCGATTTAGTTTCTTAAAAGTTCATAATTAGGTCTTTtgattgtgatttttttttggttgttagGACAAAGTAATCAAGTAACTATGTGCAGAAATTAACATTATTAGATTAGATTATGTTTTGTAGTAGTAAAGCTTGTTTGAAGTGcatgaaaaaaagtgaaattacaGGAAGAACAAACTAATATAGCAAAACTAGGTGCATTCACTGTGCATCtgagaggaggaggggggaaaaaaagagagtttTCACTCATTTTGGCCTAAAATGTGTTCAGGTTTCCAGGATTCTGACATCAGAACCCAGATAACGCTGGCTAGAACCATAGGGCTTTACaataaaagctaaaatattGACCATATGATGGCAAAAAGTCTTTATTTTGCGGTTAACTTATTCTCTTCTAGCTACTCTCTGATGAAGTTGGTGGTGCTGTGGAGGATGATCTCCTTCTTCTTGACAAAGATCGTGATCGTTCAGCACTGTAGGCAACATGCTTATCGTAATTTTGTATCTGAGCCTCGAGGAATTCCCTCTGTTGCTGGCTGATTGTCTGGCTAATCAGTCCAGGAAGCGCTTGAATGCTACCAATTAAAGTTTCCAGTTTAGTTTCCAGAGTAACAATTCTCTTCTCAAAATCTTCACTTCTTTCATTTAAGTCAGAAATCATGTCATACATGATGTTTTGAGTCTGAAAGTAGAAGGATGTAAGTAAGGTTTAGAGAGACCTCACAAGTATTGTAACAAGAACAACTCTACAAGGGTTTGTAAAACAGGATATGAGTATTATAATATCTAGTTTTGTGAAATAATTTTCCCTGTAGATTAAATTACAGTAGACTAAATTTTCTATTAGATTTCTTGAGCAGAAACATAATGCCTTTTAGTAGCACTTTAGATGTCAAAGTTGAAACCAAGTAAAGACCAGACCCTTGTTGGAAATTTGGATGCTTGGGAATGTACCAGGCTAAGCTTTTTGAACAGTCAGTGTAAGCCACCAGGGGACTGAAGGCTCCACTGATGTGCTCCATCCTTAAGTGCTCTTGATTCTGGTTTTAAATACTTTCATTCTTCTAAGCAGAGCACAAATGTTGTTCACTGGCCTGCTCCTTAAACTGAGTAGATTTTCTTGAATTGGCAGTAAGAGGAGTTGAGTGGATTGTTTTTGAAAAGTAGTGCAAGGAGTCAAAACTCAATCGTATAATTTTCTACTTTTGCACTCTCCAATCTATCCGGCCTCTATAAAACACTGCTGGAATACAGCAAATACATAGTGTACTTTAAAATGACACAATGGTCAGTAAAAATGTAATCTGAAATGTATTGTTCCATAGAGACTTGGTTAAAAAATAATGGCTGAATGTCTGCCTCTTATAGACTGAGGCTTCAGATTGTTTAAACTACAGTCAAAACTGGATGTaattcagcagaaaaatcagTTGAAATTTATGAACAATCCAGAGGAAAGGCAAATTAACTGAATGACTGCCTGAAGTGCAAACCACTTCAGTATCAGGTGTGTTATAACCTATTGCTCTGCCTCCTGTTTTAGGATGCTAGCATAACACTTGAAAGTGAAGTAGTCTGCACAAAATAGTATATTAAAAGTCCTTATTAGCTGCCAAAAGCATTAGTCCAAATTGTATTTTCACCTGAAGTTGTCAAGTGGTTCTGTAAAGCAAGAGGGGAATGAACACTTAAGAGTTTAATCTTTGCTTTGATGTATTTGAAATTGAGAGGATTTTGAGGTAAATGAAGAGGTGCACAAGAAACCCTTAGGAAAAGCCCACTAATGCTTCTAATGTAGCCTCAAATTAAGCTCACAGTAACTGTTAAATATTAAGGTTTAATGAGAAATCCAAAATGCTATCAGCTCAGACCTCTAGCTTTCTAGTTTATAATAactaaatatttataaaaaatactAGCAACAACAAACAAGCAGCTCGCAATTGAATAGCCTCTTTTACTTCAATTCAAATGgtttaaaaaagattttaaaagccTTATGATATATTATCAAAACAGGCAGCTATTATTCATTATAAAAACTTAAATAAATGCAGATCTGAATTTACTTGTCCAAAGTTACTGCTGCATAAGACAACAGGAACAGGAATCCAGAACCTCTATCTCCAGTCTAGAGGCTATTTACTATGGTTTATCATGGCACAGTCACTATCACCACATGGCAAATCTTCTTACTTCACAGCACTACACCACTACAGCCTGCTCACAGTTCAGCATTTACCATGACCTCTGCAGTCAGCTCAGGAGCTCTCAGGATCAGCCTCTCAATTGTGAAGTCTTTTTcaaatgtacaaaaaaaaaaaaaaaatggcacaTTCAAACTTTCATCAGGGTTCTTTTTCAGGATGTAGGTGCTAccacaaaacacacacaaatttTCATTTGCTACATATAACACCTTGTTAACAATATTTGCCCATATAATGCATAACATTTTCACTTAAAAACTGTTCATTTTGAAAGGATGAATGTCGAAACAACAGTAACTGCCTACTAACCTTTGCCAGGTCCACCAAAGTGTTGGCTTGATCATTCAGTTTCCTTTGTTCCATTTTTACACTTCTTAATCTAAAAAGTGGAATTTTAAGtcaaattcttttctttgtatGAGGTCATACTAGGATTTCTAGAGAGCATGCACAAAACTTACAAGAGCAAAGAACTGCACGGACAATGCCTTGACTACTTTGTGTAGAGTCAGAATCTTTCATGTGCCTGCTACAATGAGAAGCATGCTTCTTCAACACCGcaaaaaaggaaagagcaaGGAAATGTGATGTCCTTGAGAATACCATTTGCCATGGTCAAAGTTGAATTCAAAAAAGAAGATAACAATTTATCCAGACTACATGAAAGAAAGCCAAAACATTCCTCAAAGCCTCAGTATCGTGACAAGTAGATATAGGAAGAAACATAGAACAAcgtttttttctcattattgtTGTAGTAATCAAGAATCTTCCCATGCCTACATGACTAGATACAGGTATTAGCCCTGTTCTGTCGGAAATGGATTGGGTTAGCAGGTGTTGGAACCTGATGAACATACAGTGATAAGTGAGTTTCTCCTTACTTTAAACAGAACTTCCATCAGACCAGCAGCTAAATAACCAACATGCTTGCCAAtacatttggtttttttcagataatttaTGAATCTAAATAtgattacattttaaatttacatCATTCTTTTTCAAAGCACTATTTAAACTACAGCATTGAAAAACTATGAAAGAAGCAGCAAGGgtacattttcttctttgataCGTACCTATCTGCATTATTGTTGGTTATGCACATTTTTGGCAAGATACATGATCCTTCTTATACATTCTCTGATATGAACCCCATGTTTTCCAGATTGCTTACTAGAGGAGTGGTTTTTAGATTTGATTTTCACATCGACACAATTTCTCCCTTAAGTATTATTCATTTGTTCAACATCTCATAATAGACCCATACCTGGACTTTCAATGACTTTTCTGGGTGTTCCAGAGCAAGAAATAGGGTTTTGCAAAACCAGCATATCAATTTATAAACAATGTGTGATAAGATACCACTTCAGTCTACTAGTCTGCCAAGGGCCAACCAAAATAACAATTTGGTTAGCTGTTAAATGGAAGTAAGTTTGGCAGCATTTTGTGACACGTGGGTTGTTAATGCATTCTCTGCCCATTTTTCAGTGATGGTATTACCCAGAAAGCTAGTTTAAAGAAAACCTTGAAGGTAGTCCAAACCCAGGAAGTTTCTTTCATGTCTTTGGTTTACAAGCAATTCCTTTCATATTTAGGCTAACCGGTATGAGAAAGTAAGTTGTGGAGAgtgaaatataatttaaaaatatctttaaaatataaacGGAAATAACTCTGTTAAGGTAGAAATGAACTGATCACATAAAACTGGCATTCCAGGAGCTAGTAACTGGAATGCCATATGCTCTTCTTCCCCTGGAAGCTTCTTTCAGAGCACAACATAGAAGCAAACAGTAGGAGTGGTGTTTTCAGAGGCTACAAGGTGGAGTTTttctaaagcaaaaaaatatatagGAGTCTCCGAGGTACAGAATTACATCATCACAGTGTCAGAACAGAATTATtcaaaggaaattatttcactGGAGAATGAAAACCCCAGTGTTTTGGTGACCATTCTCTCAAATTATTTGCAGAATAtgtgctttctgcttttcttaagATTCATTGACTCATCTGTTTGACaatcagtattttaattttaaaattccaagAAGTGCATTATTATTGTAGCACTACAAGTACCAGTTGACACTAACATGATAATTCTTCATAGTAACCAACCCAACACCTACCACAAGCTGTAAGAATGTAAGGATATGGCAAGTCTTTAGCTGCAGCAGCCGGATTTAAAGAAAACCAACAGACTTTCTTAGTATAATCCATTAAgataaaattttgattttatgAACTTCACTTATCACAGAAAAAGATCATGATTCTGGATCGCATTTCCATGGCAGCAATCAGACCACTGAAGATCACAAATAAAAACTCTATTTTTTGCATGCAGACAGTGGTAAATTCTGCAGGTTTAGAAAGGAACAGCTTATACAACTTACTTCCGAGctctattttcattttgttgaaaaaaagacaaaacaaaagaaaacaaagtgtaAAATATACTAAAACAACCAAATGAGCACAGGGGGCTCGATTCAGCAGAAGGAAAGTCCTAGGGAGTTGCTACTTTTGATCAGTAGTTGCCTGAGGAGGAGTCTGACTCGCATTCATGATGAAGGAATCTGCAGTATCTTCAAGCCTTCCCATTAACTATCATCTGTAGATTTTCTTATCTATATATACAATATCTACATATACAATACATAACACACCTTTTTATGGTTTTACCTTCATCTTATCTAATGTGCATGAGAAGCAGAACACCTAGACCAGCTGAACAAATTTCAGAGCTGTGACCATGACTGTTATCATGATCTAGACTGGTTTCTTTTATGAAATTGGTCCTGAAATGCCactctttttattttgtctccAGTGAAATGGTTGGAAGGTAAAGGAGGGGGATCAAACAAAacctaagactctggaaagatGGAAAATGTAAGCCACTTGAGCAAAAGTGCAAAGATGCAAAGggatgaaaaattaatttgcatcCATCTAATCAGctacatgaagaaagcaaactGCTAGTGCAATATTTTCATTCACGGTGCATTCTTCAGCATAttgaaaaaattatcttttgtttgttttcctgaataCAAAAGTTTTGGAGCTTTAGTGCGAAGTGGTAAAAAATAGAGAGAAATTATTAAGATAGTTGCACAATCTAGCTGTCACACCTAGGAAAAAATTACTGATGCCACCTTCTTCCCTCCACCTGATATACTTAATTTTAAGGGAGTTGCAGAACACACTTTATATCCTGAAAAGTTCTACTGAGTTTGAATGATAAAAAAAGCTGGAGATCGAGCCTGCTGTGCTTTTTAGATTCTTTTCTGAACATATGTGctcatacacacacagacatacaaacacacacacacacacacataaaataaATAGTAAAGTTAAAATGTTAAGGAACAACCTTTGCAATCAAGGATTAAAGTCCAGCAAGGATGCACATGACATGCTATCCTCTTCCCAGAACCCCTGCCACTCCCCTCCACCTCCCAATGCTTTAAGCTAAGCAGGATGGACAAACtactatataaaaatatactttgTATACATTATAATTTTATACTTTGTAAAAATATACTTTGTACTTATACTTTCATATTCACATAAAAATGCCTCAACTTCTGTTGTCGGTTTATTCCTCAAAGTATCTCCACAATGACACAGTAACATTTAAACCTGCAAGTTTGCTAAATGTAATACAGTAATCAAGGTTTACAGAGTACTTCATAGCTTAAGCTTAGCCACCTACTGTTCTAAAACTATGAAAGAGAGAATGATTGTTAGTCTAAATTTACTAATAGGAAATGAGTAAACCTGGCCTTTGCTTACAGTCTTTCCTGTAAGATGCTACATAGATGTTCTTTTCATCATGGATGCTTCCCTCACATCTCTTCACTGGTTGTCTCAGGCACAGGCCTACACTCAAAAGTTATGAAACCATCAGTTTGAAATTAAACTTATCTACTTCAACCCTGTAACTCATGAGAACTATCTTCATAGGCTATACAAATGGCTGCCTCAGGCTGAATAGGGATAACAAATAGAACAGACAAACATTGACTGACCATTCCTCAAAAGAATTCTGGTTCCTGAGGACAAAAGGTTCCtgagtttttttccctctcatgTAGTTCAGGAATAGTAACCATTGTGCAATTCTGCTCATTTGGATATGCTTTATGACAAATACATACTGCAAATTTTAGCTAAATACTTGTAGTTTGGCAATATCACAGCACAGCTTAATCCTACCACCAGTTTTAGGTCTCAGGCTTGTTTTCAGACTCTCAAGTAGAGGGGAAGCACTCATTTGAATAATGCCAGAGGTGCTCAATGGTCTCACCTACTGGCATACAGTCCCATTTTCTAGAACAGATAGCAGGGGTTGTAGCTGACATACCAACATTTGATCTTATGCACTGAGAATATACCGTGGAGAGAGGCAACTAAGTGCTGGTGGGCCAATAAATGATACTTGATTAATATTCTTTTCATCAAACACTACATACATACTCTCTTCTATCACATCACATCactctgattttaaaatattaaaacatctactataaagaatttttttttaaatttccttctCTCTATTGTAGTTCGCATCTTTCTACCTGGAAGAAAATGCATAAAAACAAAGGATGGTCTCAGTGGCATAGAACAAAAAAACTTTTGATAAGTCAAGAAGCATGGGAAACGTCCAAAAAACATTGACCAGTTTATATGGACATAAATTGCCAGTgtacctttttattttattgtaaacAGATAATACAGTAAATGGCTATCTTTGTCTtactctgaaagaaaataaacctccAGAACAATCTTCTGTGAAGGGAAAGGAATGGtgaggggagaggagaaaggGGTCAGGATGGGACTAAGAGTGACTGAGAGATAAGGAAACTAACAGAGAAAACACcttgggaggaaaaagaaagcaaaatagtACTTACTGATGAATAGCTTGCAAGAATTTGCGTTGATGTTTCCTTACTTTTGCATGGTCTATTTTTTTAACCAGCTTTGTGTTTTTATAAATTAACCATGTTTCCCTGAGTACATTGGCcgctgcatttttcacctgtttaataaaaggaaaaaaaaaaaaaaaacaggctgaCAAAAGTAGTATAATCTTATGTTTTCACTTTTCTGTTATTAACTCTTCCTAAAGCTTTTGCAATGCTGTCTTAACTGTGGGAAGTGGGTACCTCAGGAAGCTGCAGCACTGAGGGAAGAAAGCAACAACTGGATTAAGGGGACTGCTGAGCAGTTTCCTTTTCATATAGATGTGATGTTCAGATCAAACATTTTTGCATCCAGGAATAATTTTCCCTCTTCAAAGAGTTGGAACTGTTTGGTGTTTATGGCAATATAAATTACAAGGAGAAAATACTAATGCATTATCTGTATGTTTAATTAAGTGTATTCAATAGGACCATaacatttctctctttcttgttCTATGGTTATCACTTCTTAATTCTCTTAGCAATTTAATGGTCTTTAAAAATTCCAGAGCTGTTTGAGCACTcactttgtctcttttttttttttttttttgggtggcaTTTAGTTTTTatacttgtttcttttttaacatTCTCCAAGAAGATGAACAAATATGTTGTCAATTAATGTGGGCAGAATTCTATTTTAAAAGtgctttgacttttttttttaatttggctttcCATAAAATGTTAAGAGTACCTACTATTATTAGTTCTCTTATTAGGCCCTCCAAAATTTTCAAGAATgcttaaaaaatacaaataatttgaATGCAATGTTGATTAATGGCTGAATGACTAGGTtacttggaaataaaaattgtcCTAATTATTCacctttattttctctccctccaGCTTTACATCATGCCAGTAACTGCAGTGTCAGAGCTAAGTCAACAGCTTAGACATTGCAGGAATGTCATGCAATAGCTTGGCCCAGCAACAGGCCCCCCTACCTTGCACCTCTAAGTGTTGGAGAACCTTCTCCTATCTTCACTGAAAGCACAACCATGGTTTAGAGACCTCCTCACAATCCCTAAGTAGCCCTTGCACTTCCACAAGGTATGGCTACCATCAGGTTGTGAGGAAAGCTCCCAGCATCAGCATGATTTGTGATCTGATGTGCATCTCAGATTTGTTTGCTCGGCTCACTTTTCACGTGCTTTGAGTTTCACAAGCTAAAGCTCTGAAAGCATCACCTGGATGAAGTATTAGACTGATATTTATATAAAGAATAGATGAACAAAATAAACTTCaaaatgcataaataaataaagacaaGACTCAAAATCTGGCCAATCTCTGAGACACATTTTGGGCTCAGCTGTCAGATAACACTAGAAAAAGAACTGTGTTAGGAAGAGACAAATTGTTTTCTGTGGTCTATTATCAACAACACCTTAACTGACTGCAGTAGGAATGTAAATCAACAAGCTCAGAAAGATACCTTGTCAGACACCCTTTATACCTATATAAGAACTGTCTTCCCAATCATCCTTAGTCTTTCCCTGGTGTGACTCCTTAGAGGAGATACAGGCTGTTAGTCGTGAGCAGCACAGAAATGAGAGTTAGCACAGCCAGAGCAGCGCTCTGAGAAACACAGCATGTGGAGATAGGAcagggctctctgcagcacaaGACCCGTGGcagtgcagtgctgcagtgctgcatggagctgtgctggggcagccacCCTCCTCCTTGTCTGGAGCAGAACTACTGTCTCCATCTTGAGCATTGACGTCCCTCTGCACCCACCAGTAAGGAAAAactctgctgagctctgctgagtTGTGATTATTGTGACCTTTGTCTCCATACTGGCTCTTCTCAGTAATCAAGACTGAACGAGTTGAGTGGACTGTACAGCTACTACTCATTTTCTTGTTCCCTCATCACTGACCTGTTTTATTTCAGCAAAGAATTTGTATTGCCTTGTTTGCTGCAaatctttcatttaaaatatttctataaataCCAACAATTcttattttgtgaaaaatagtCTCTTCTAAAAATAATATGTACAAATATCTTTCAGAGTACTTCAGTACTGTGTACCACTAAATAAACCATGCGTTGTGTACAAAAAGCAGTTGGAAAGACTGCCTCACTGTTGCTGTTCATATGTTGTCAACACATGAAAACATATGCTGTTTTCTTAAGAACATTTCTCATAGcttgaaatttttgtttttatctgtCATTTCACCTATTTTagctataaaaaataaatatattttcatataccGTACAAAAACTTTTGGTTTAACACAATAGTTTACTTTTACAGCACTTAACTGctaattaactaattaacatCAAATACCTTCCAGATACAAGGGCCCTCTATACAATATTCTATACAAATACTTAAAATTTGCTGACAACTTGCAGTTGCCctcaatttaaagaaaaactcaAGGCATCCAATTTCTAATCTTTCAAAACAATACCCATGATAAAGTTCAGCAAGGATACCAATCAGGAGACTAGttaaaaacaaatgcagaaataaattaatacacAGTATTCCTTTTCAGCTGTGAATATAAAGTATGACTTACTCTTTTAGTTAGCTGGGTGTCCATCATGAAATTATGCACATGTTTTTCAGCTTTGGTAAGTTCTAACTTCCTTGCCACCACAGCTACCACCAGTGCAGTGCACCCAGCACCctgaaaacaataaaacaaacccCCAAGATGTTACTACTGCATTTTGCAGAGTTTTTAGAGGAAGTTTCTCCTTTCCTGTAGAAGTGTGGCAGGCACCAGGTGATTCATCCCAGGTAAATACAGTGAACATGCTACAGCTGTTTCATTTCAGAGTACTATAACAAGTTAGTATTTACAGGCTGGTAAATTATTAAGGCACCAAAATAGTGAGCAGAATCACTTGAaagttctggggtttttttttgttttgtttttttttttttttttttttgtttgtttgtttgtttttttgttttgtttttttcctgcagggggTGAAAATTTGAACATATCCCATTTCTAATGCATAAACAAAGGGGGTGATAAAAACAACTTTTTAAACCCAGTAACAGAGTACCCTGCTCTTAAAAATTTTCTCAAGGTTACAACAACTGTTAAAGAGGAAATAAGATTAGATTAGTATttagcacacacacacaaaaaaaacaaaagtttcttaggattttctgcAGGGCCTAAAAATAATAGTAAGATTAGTATTTAATCACTTTAGTATATTTTCATGCTGTTCTGAATCCTTCAGTGATCTTTTCCTATATTATTTCTGCTTATCTCATTACCATATAAAATAGAACATATACACAGGACCATATCTTCAAAACTTGGACAGagaaaatactaattttctAATTTGTGCTGTGTATATGTATGCACATGCATGTATACACATGGACATGCATGTGCACAACAGGCAAATTCCAGAAGGTGCCTGTCTCTTTGGAATGACAGTGGCTTTATCAGCATCACAAATTCAAACGCTTCTTTATGGGGCAGGTGAAACAGAAAGGACGCTAAAATGAGCCAGGTAATAAACAGTGTCAATTTTATACATCGAGAGGTTATCATTTACACTATTTGTAAATTCTGCTGccttaatattttgttttaataaacaaatttttacagcttcttttttaaaaaaagtataaatatCTCATTAAATATACGAGGCTACATTTAACTGGCAGGTTCATTCCAATCTATCTCTTGTTTACTTCTGTCAGTTACTCTTCAATATAAAGCAATCTCTCATTGCTTCTCACTGAAGCTTAGCACATTTTGATTCACAGAGCTTTCTTCCAGTCATTCTGTATTTCTCccataaatttattttctattcccCACATCTATAACTGCCTTACCCTCTCCAGAAAATCCAGAAGAAATCTCAGAATTTAGCTTTCAAAATACAAAATCCATTAATAAAAACACAGAGAGTGCAAAATAAATTAACTCATTGGAAACCCCTTTTCCACATAGAGTCCTTAAAAAACTGGATTTGTCTCTCCATTTACTTACTGAGGCATACAATGAATTCTGTGAAAACCTTCAATTAATAATTTCTCTATTTCCCTAGTAGATTAttcaaaaaaaatccatccaaTTCTCCTCTCATTTTCTCCAATTAATTCTCATCTTTCATCTTCAACAGCTCTCAGCATTCCTTCAAATGAGTCCATCATAATTTTGCTGCATTTCCTGCTTCTTTCCTGTCCTCAATACTAAGCCTTTTTCTCTACCTCTCTGTTGTCCAGTCTTGTGACGATAGACGTCACAAGAATTTACTTGAAGTTTTGCTCTCTCCTTGAGTCAAAATGGTGCGAAAagttcttctgcttctctagacCCCGTTAACAGTATAAAAGAAAGAATACAGCCCATACAACTTAAGGCTAAACACTCCAAAAGCCCACTGAGCCTCCACTGAGAAGAGGACAAGGCAATAGATGCTCTAACACATCCTACCTCTCGAGAAAACAGACAGTGCTCTTTAGGTCTTCTTCCTGTCGAGGGAAATGCTAATATGCAGAAGACTTCTCTGTAggcaaataaattaataaattaccCCATATAATAGCAAGGAAATTAAGGAAAAGGAGACATCTTTTGATTCAGTATATCAGGAAAACCAGGGCCAGATATTGATTTAATGACATAACTGGAGTTCTGCCTGCTCACACCAAGAAAGCTAGAATGGAAATGAGCTTATTAATACAGACCCCACTGGCAAAAA includes:
- the KCNN2 gene encoding small conductance calcium-activated potassium channel protein 2 isoform X5 — encoded protein: MQEKSRYHDQQDVTSNFLGAMWLISITFLSIGYGDMVPNTYCGKGVCLLTGIMGAGCTALVVAVVARKLELTKAEKHVHNFMMDTQLTKRVKNAAANVLRETWLIYKNTKLVKKIDHAKVRKHQRKFLQAIHQLRSVKMEQRKLNDQANTLVDLAKTQNIMYDMISDLNERSEDFEKRIVTLETKLETLIGSIQALPGLISQTISQQQREFLEAQIQNYDKHVAYSAERSRSLSRRRRSSSTAPPTSSESS